CCCAGTCAGGGTCTAAAAAGATGGCATGAATTAGCACTGAGTATGTCATGAATAGCATCAAGCATGAGACTCTGTTGAAAATAGGCCTTCCCAGGACGATGAGCAATGTTATCTGTAAGATCACTTGGAGGGCTGAGGACAGGAGAGAattgaagaagagaaataagatagagggagggaggccagaaaaaaatgaggggcgatttcatttcttttgatggctgagtaatattccattgtatatatatatatatatatatatataccacatcttctttatctattcatctgttgatgggcatctaggttgtttccacagtttggctattgtggggctaataatacattatatgttaataaaaaattttaaaaaatttaaaaaatgaggagtGAGTAAGGTCAAAAGAACCCTCCTCTGACCTTCCTTCCCTCTACCCCTAGTGAACCACTTTACCTCCTAACTATCCTTAATTGTCTTCTCTGTTGTAAAACTGCATTCTATTTGCCAGTTGCTTAAGTAGGCTTAGAAGTAGACACTATTTTCCCTGGGGTCTcccttttaaaacttttccccCAACTTTGAAATGTCGGTCTTTTTGAAAGTTGTGAGGGAGAAAACTAACATGGCCAAGATTGGAAGTGAAGTTGGATTGGTGGTCTGGCAGGAGAATTCAAATGACCAAAACAGATAGCCTTGGTGTAATTGGTGAAATGGGCCCTTCCTTTGTAGGAAATAGTGTTCTTATCCTTTTTGCCCACCTTGCTTTCAGTGGCCTGTTCCATGATGCAGATGGGACAGGAACATTCATAACTTTCTGTATTTTGCTTTTACTTAGGAACaggtcattttttatttaaatcttccaAAACCATTACTTATCTAGGTTACTGTCACCTTCTTCAAACTTTTATGCTTTTACCATCTTTGTCAAGCAACCTATGGAAAACAGGAGAAAGGAATCAATGGGGAGATGATGGTGATTGTTGATCATGCCATGTGTAATAATTTTTGGTAATGacataaaacagattttttttcattttgaaatacctATCAATAGCTAATAAACGCTCTCAAAATTCTCCATTTCTAGTCAAAATTCTAAAGCAATTttaattctggagactgaaacagggattttttagattttaaaatgaagcacttcagaaaaaaatcaagtcaatAATAAATGTGCCTTCTGTTCACAATGCTAGCCAGAGAAATCCAAGGTGCCATAAAATGGAGGAAATCTTCTTCTAGCTGTGGTATAAAGATTAAATTTAGGAAACGTATCTATTGTCTATCATTTTTGCGTATTCTTTGTACTTTGCTCCCTCACTTAACTAATTCTTTTTGTAATTTGGGGATAGATTGGCTAAAATCTTACCCATATTTGAAAGGCTACTTGTTTGGAAGTTGAGAGAATAAGATTGTTGGTATTGAATTGGGAGATTAATTGTTGACAGCCTAGTAGTTTGGGTGAATGGGCAAGGATTGTCTGAGTAACCATTCTGTAGACTGGCAGAAGTGAGGAAGGAATCTTGAGAAAGATCATAACTAAAAGTTCTTTCTTTGGGAAAGAAGAGTTTAAGCAAGAATCTTGAATTGCTGttgtttttcagaagaaaaaatatttcgtAACTACAAAACTGAAGTGAGTTTTATGACATAGATGCAGCTTTGATATTCCTGAAAGGGCAAAATGTCTTCTTTGTTATATGTTGAGATAcactaaaaatagaaacaaaaataataagacattttaaatgaaagcCAAATGGGTTAGAGAAACAaggcaatttgaaaaaaaaatccttattttaacATCCATCAACACTATGTTTAGTTTTAGAAGGGGAAGATAATCGATTTCTGTGGATTTTGAACTTAGTGTTTTGCTAATCATCTTTTCCCACAGAGCTCACCTGAATGACCTTGAAAATATTGTGCCATTTCTTGGTATTGGCCTTCTGTATTCTTTGAGTGGTCCAGACCTTTCTACGGCCATCCTGCACTTCAGAATCTTTGTTGGAGCCCGGATCTACCACACGATCGCGTATCTGATACCTCTTCCCCAGCCAAATCGGGCTTTGGCTTTCTTTATTGGATATGGAGTTACTCTTTCAATGGCTTACAGGTTGCTGAAAAGCCGATTGTACTTGTAAAGAGAATCATACAACTCACTATTTTCTGAGAATTCTGTACCTCCAATTTATAATGAatgcttttttagattctatgtgggaggggagcagagagatTAAGATGGGGC
This DNA window, taken from Meles meles chromosome 7, mMelMel3.1 paternal haplotype, whole genome shotgun sequence, encodes the following:
- the MGST1 gene encoding microsomal glutathione S-transferase 1 gives rise to the protein MVDLTELMENEVFMAFTSYTTIILSKMMFMSTATAFYRLTRKVFANPEDCAGFGKGENAKKYLRTDDRVERVRRAHLNDLENIVPFLGIGLLYSLSGPDLSTAILHFRIFVGARIYHTIAYLIPLPQPNRALAFFIGYGVTLSMAYRLLKSRLYL